The Kineococcus rhizosphaerae genome segment TGAGGCCGGTCGCGCCGAGGAGGGCGCCGGTCAGCAACTGGCGACGGGTCGTCATGGGGAGAGTTGTATGCAGACGGTGTTTCGCCACCGATTCCGGTTCGTTTCGGATACGTGAACAGATGGTATTGACCGTTGCATCGCAACAGTTCGCGAGATTTCACACCGCTGAAACACTCGTTGTATACGGTGGTTCTCGCCAGGCGCTCTGCCGGCGACCACCAGCCCCGCACGACGAGAGGCAGGTACACGTCTCGTGTCCGGACCCAGCACCACCACCGTGAGCGGGCAGACCCGCACCGCCGACCTCGGCGACCTCGTGACCTTCGACGGGGTCACCAAGACCTACAGCAACGGGTTCGCCGCCCTGGCTCCCGTCGACCTCGCGATCCGCCGGGGCGAGGTGCTGAGCGTCGTGGGCCCCTCTGGCTGCGGCAAGACGACCCTGCTACGGATGGCCGCGGGGCTGTCGGGCGCCAGCACCGGTTCGGTGCGCCGGAACGTCGAGCGCACCTCCTACGTGTTCCAGGACCCGACCCTGCTGGCCTGGCGCAGCGTGCAGGCCAACACCGAGCTCGTCGCCCGGATCCGCGGTGTCGGCCGCGCCGAACGCCGGCGCGCGGCGTCCGAGGCCCTCGAACTCGTCGGGCTCGGGCACGTCGCGCACTCGTTGCCCCGGGAACTGTCCGGCGGCATGAAGATGCGCGTCTCGCTGGCCCG includes the following:
- a CDS encoding ABC transporter ATP-binding protein; this encodes MSGQTRTADLGDLVTFDGVTKTYSNGFAALAPVDLAIRRGEVLSVVGPSGCGKTTLLRMAAGLSGASTGSVRRNVERTSYVFQDPTLLAWRSVQANTELVARIRGVGRAERRRAASEALELVGLGHVAHSLPRELSGGMKMRVSLARALASDPELMLMDEPFAALDEFTRERMSDELLRLWRERGFGVMFITHSIREAVKIGHRVVVMAKGPGRVADVVDSPSPPTGDPSAPRDEVALDALAREIAATLATA